Proteins encoded together in one Kitasatospora albolonga window:
- a CDS encoding transcription termination/antitermination protein NusA, whose product MDIDVKLLKGLAQDKEIPFDVLVAAIESALLIAYHRTEGSHRRARVKLDENGHVTVWAKEDPADLEEGQEPEEFDDTPSGFGRIAATTAKQVILQRLRDAEDDKTFGEYAGHEGDVVTGVVQQGKDPKNVLVDIGKMEAMLPVQEQVPGEEYTHGLRLRTYVVRVAKGVRGPSVTLSRTHPNLVKKLFALEVPEIADGSVVIEAIAREAGHRTKIAVRSTRSGLNAKGACIGPMGGRVRNVMAELHGEKIDIVDWSDDPAEMVANALSPARVSKVEVVDLGARSARVTVPDYQLSLAIGKEGQNARLAARLTGWRIDIRPDTETDEERENADRERAERARERSERR is encoded by the coding sequence GTGGACATCGATGTGAAGCTTCTGAAGGGCTTGGCGCAGGACAAGGAGATCCCCTTCGACGTGCTCGTCGCGGCGATCGAGTCGGCCCTCCTCATCGCGTACCACCGCACCGAGGGCAGCCACCGCCGGGCGCGCGTGAAGCTCGACGAGAACGGCCACGTCACCGTGTGGGCCAAGGAGGACCCGGCCGACCTCGAGGAGGGCCAGGAGCCCGAGGAGTTCGACGACACCCCCTCCGGGTTCGGCCGGATCGCCGCGACCACCGCCAAGCAGGTCATCCTGCAGCGGCTGCGCGACGCCGAGGACGACAAGACCTTCGGGGAGTACGCGGGCCACGAGGGCGATGTCGTCACCGGCGTCGTCCAGCAGGGCAAGGACCCCAAGAACGTCCTGGTCGACATCGGCAAGATGGAAGCCATGCTGCCGGTCCAGGAGCAGGTCCCGGGCGAGGAGTACACCCACGGCCTGCGTCTGCGTACGTATGTCGTACGGGTCGCCAAGGGCGTGCGCGGCCCCTCCGTGACGCTCTCGCGCACCCACCCGAACCTGGTGAAGAAGCTCTTCGCCCTGGAGGTCCCCGAGATCGCGGACGGCTCCGTGGTCATCGAGGCCATCGCCCGCGAGGCCGGTCACCGCACCAAGATCGCGGTCCGCTCCACCCGTTCGGGCCTGAACGCCAAGGGCGCCTGCATCGGCCCGATGGGCGGCCGGGTGCGCAACGTCATGGCCGAGCTGCACGGCGAGAAGATCGACATCGTGGACTGGTCGGACGACCCGGCCGAGATGGTCGCCAACGCGCTCTCGCCCGCCCGGGTGAGCAAGGTCGAGGTCGTCGACCTCGGCGCCCGCTCCGCCCGGGTCACCGTGCCGGACTACCAGCTGTCGCTGGCGATCGGCAAGGAGGGCCAGAACGCCCGCCTCGCCGCCCGGCTCACCGGCTGGCGCATCGACATCCGGCCGGACACCGAGACGGACGAGGAGCGCGAGAA
- a CDS encoding kinase, with translation MGFEPPQRLVRALGEMYGDEAAADWLERLPALTERAVGAAGPDLAVERVAAPGGRSALVLLVRRADGTPAALKIAPPGAEPERERAALAHWNGWGAVKLLDAPESEASGALLLERLHHEVSLRSLPEAKALLEAAGTVRRLWVEPPVGHPFETVAERTGRQTAGMRAAAEADPALAPLVEAALAARTELLAGSPELLLLHGNFRQSKVLSGERAPWLTVGPEPLVGERAYDLARLVRDRAEDLIASPGGPVTARRRVKKLAESLEVEQARLHGWTLFRAVESGTRALAEGRRQMGEVNLEFAGWL, from the coding sequence ATGGGTTTCGAACCGCCGCAGCGCCTGGTGCGCGCGCTCGGCGAGATGTACGGGGACGAAGCCGCGGCCGACTGGCTGGAACGGCTCCCCGCGCTCACCGAACGGGCCGTCGGCGCCGCCGGGCCGGACCTCGCCGTGGAGCGGGTGGCCGCCCCGGGCGGGCGCAGCGCCCTGGTGCTCCTGGTCCGGCGGGCCGACGGGACCCCGGCCGCGCTGAAGATCGCCCCGCCGGGCGCCGAACCGGAGCGGGAGCGGGCGGCGCTGGCGCACTGGAACGGCTGGGGCGCGGTGAAGCTGCTGGACGCGCCGGAGTCCGAGGCGTCGGGGGCGCTGCTGCTGGAGCGGCTGCACCACGAGGTGTCGCTGCGGTCGCTGCCGGAGGCCAAGGCGCTCCTGGAGGCGGCGGGCACGGTCCGGCGGCTGTGGGTGGAGCCGCCCGTCGGCCACCCCTTCGAGACCGTGGCCGAGCGGACCGGGCGGCAGACGGCGGGGATGCGGGCGGCGGCCGAGGCCGATCCGGCGCTGGCGCCGCTGGTGGAGGCGGCCCTCGCGGCCCGTACGGAACTGCTGGCGGGCTCCCCCGAACTCCTGCTCCTGCACGGCAACTTCCGGCAGAGCAAGGTGCTCTCCGGTGAGCGCGCGCCGTGGCTGACGGTGGGTCCCGAGCCGCTGGTGGGCGAGCGCGCCTACGACCTGGCGCGGCTGGTGCGGGACCGGGCGGAGGATCTGATCGCCTCCCCGGGCGGCCCGGTGACGGCCCGGCGGCGGGTCAAGAAGCTGGCGGAGTCGCTGGAGGTGGAGCAGGCGCGGCTGCACGGCTGGACGCTGTTCCGGGCGGTCGAGTCGGGCACCCGGGCGCTGGCCGAGGGGCGGCGGCAGATGGGCGAGGTCAACCTGGAGTTCGCGGGCTGGCTGTAG
- a CDS encoding ribosome maturation factor RimP yields MSTTQSERLRGLLEPLVSAQQLDLEEIEVSRAGRRGVLRVIVDSDEGVELDTCAELSRAISQKLDETDVMGEGEYVLEVSSPGAERPLSEPRHYVRATGRLARFHLAADGSGELVARILSVDEDGLDLEVPGVKGRKPTSRRLAFDEIARARVEIEFNRKDKKEEEA; encoded by the coding sequence ATGAGCACCACCCAGAGCGAGAGGCTGCGCGGGCTGCTGGAACCGCTCGTCAGCGCGCAGCAGCTGGACCTCGAGGAGATCGAGGTGTCCCGGGCAGGCCGCCGCGGGGTGCTGCGGGTCATTGTGGACTCCGACGAGGGCGTGGAGCTGGACACCTGCGCGGAGCTGAGCCGCGCGATCTCCCAGAAGCTGGACGAGACCGACGTGATGGGCGAGGGCGAGTACGTCCTCGAAGTCAGCTCCCCCGGCGCCGAGCGCCCCCTCTCCGAGCCCCGGCACTACGTCCGCGCCACCGGCCGGCTGGCCAGGTTCCACCTCGCCGCCGACGGCTCCGGGGAGCTGGTCGCCCGCATCCTCTCCGTCGACGAGGACGGGCTCGACCTCGAAGTGCCCGGAGTCAAGGGCCGCAAGCCCACATCCCGCCGCCTCGCCTTCGACGAGATCGCCAGGGCGCGCGTGGAGATCGAATTCAACCGCAAGGACAAGAAGGAAGAGGAGGCGTAG